Proteins from a genomic interval of Paenibacillus sp. FSL H8-0048:
- a CDS encoding low molecular weight protein arginine phosphatase, which translates to MLHILFVCTGNTCRSPMAEGLLRKLAKERGIQVEVRSAGVSAVPGTSISRHAAGILQDEGIQDRIVSSQLDGEAVAWADLILTLTGAHKRHLLQYFPDAVTKTHTLKEYVQTQESVNADIRELDSLYAEAELNLALGTEPDAAAMQRMIEIRQRIPSFDISDPFGGSREDYELAASEIRTALYGLLDKLESLRRL; encoded by the coding sequence TTGCTGCATATTTTATTTGTCTGCACAGGTAATACCTGCCGTAGTCCCATGGCCGAAGGGCTTCTGCGGAAGCTTGCGAAGGAGCGGGGCATTCAGGTGGAGGTGCGGTCTGCCGGCGTTTCTGCTGTCCCGGGTACTTCCATATCCAGACATGCTGCGGGCATTCTGCAGGATGAAGGGATTCAGGACCGCATCGTATCCTCACAGCTGGACGGGGAGGCGGTAGCCTGGGCCGATCTGATTCTTACCCTGACAGGAGCGCATAAGCGGCACTTGCTGCAGTATTTTCCTGACGCCGTTACCAAGACCCATACTCTTAAGGAGTATGTCCAGACGCAGGAATCCGTGAATGCCGATATCCGGGAGCTGGACAGCTTGTATGCAGAGGCGGAGCTGAACCTGGCCCTGGGCACCGAACCGGATGCAGCGGCTATGCAGCGGATGATTGAGATCCGCCAGCGTATCCCCAGCTTCGATATCAGTGATCCGTTCGGCGGCTCGCGGGAAGATTACGAGCTGGCGGCATCCGAGATCCGCACGGCGCTGTACGGTCTGCTCGATAAGCTTGAATCGCTAAGACGGCTTTGA
- a CDS encoding TIGR01440 family protein → MAAAEQQLTDSGELSLSAATAAVTRELAVAGKLGPGKILAVGASTSEVAGKRIGTGGALEVARQLLEGITQIADEFGFHPVYQCCEHLNRSLVMERALLEALGLREVSAVPIPGAGGSMAAAAYQSMTDPVLAETIEAHAGIDIGETLIGMHLRRIAVPYRPSLRYVGAARVNAAWSRPPLIGGERAVYRTPETSGSANCD, encoded by the coding sequence ATGGCGGCTGCAGAGCAGCAGCTAACGGACAGCGGGGAGCTTTCGCTCTCCGCGGCCACTGCTGCGGTAACGCGTGAACTTGCAGTAGCGGGAAAGCTCGGTCCGGGAAAAATCCTGGCCGTAGGAGCCAGCACGAGTGAAGTGGCGGGGAAGCGGATTGGGACAGGCGGTGCGCTGGAGGTTGCGCGGCAGCTGCTGGAGGGGATTACGCAGATTGCGGATGAATTTGGTTTTCACCCGGTCTATCAGTGCTGCGAGCATTTGAACCGTTCGCTGGTGATGGAACGTGCCCTGCTGGAAGCCCTTGGCCTTAGAGAGGTGTCGGCTGTACCCATTCCGGGAGCTGGGGGCTCCATGGCTGCTGCGGCCTACCAGTCCATGACAGATCCGGTGCTGGCAGAGACCATTGAAGCTCATGCCGGTATAGATATCGGGGAGACCCTGATCGGCATGCATCTGCGCAGGATAGCTGTACCTTACCGGCCTAGCCTGCGGTATGTCGGGGCTGCCCGGGTCAATGCCGCATGGAGCAGACCGCCGCTGATCGGCGGGGAACGGGCTGTGTACCGCACGCCTGAGACTAGCGGTTCCGCCAATTGTGACTGA
- the glyA gene encoding serine hydroxymethyltransferase: MEQLRKSDPAVLEAMGLELSRQRANIELIASENIVSEAVMEAMGSVLTNKYAEGYPGKRYYGGCEDVDIVENLARDRAKELFGAEHANVQPHSGAQANMAVYLAALKPGDTVLGMNLAHGGHLTHGSPVNASGILYNFVAYGVQEDSFLIDYDEVRKAAFKHRPKMIVAGASAYPRTIDFAALGSIANDVGALFMVDMAHIAGLVAAGLHPSPVPHAHFVTTTTHKTLRGPRGGMILCRQPWAAAIDKAVFPGSQGGPLMHVIASKAVSFGEALQPSFKTYAENVVKNAKVLAETLVGEGVNIVSGGTDNHLILLDTRNLNITGKDAEKVLDSIGITVNKNAIPFDPTSPFVTSGIRIGTPAVTSRGMDEQAMVTIGRIIASVLKNPQDEANLSKAAREVAKLTEQYPIYPGLQY; encoded by the coding sequence ATGGAACAATTGCGTAAAAGTGACCCGGCAGTACTGGAAGCGATGGGCCTCGAACTGAGCCGCCAGCGTGCGAACATTGAACTTATTGCCTCAGAGAATATTGTAAGTGAAGCCGTCATGGAAGCTATGGGCTCCGTGCTTACCAATAAATACGCCGAAGGTTATCCCGGCAAGCGTTACTACGGCGGCTGTGAAGATGTGGACATCGTAGAGAACCTGGCCCGCGACCGTGCCAAGGAGCTGTTCGGTGCCGAGCATGCCAACGTGCAGCCGCATTCCGGCGCACAGGCCAATATGGCTGTATACCTGGCTGCGCTCAAGCCCGGCGATACCGTTCTCGGTATGAACCTGGCACATGGCGGCCATTTGACCCACGGCAGCCCGGTGAATGCTTCCGGCATTCTGTATAACTTCGTGGCTTATGGCGTACAGGAGGATTCCTTCCTGATCGATTATGATGAAGTGCGCAAAGCCGCCTTCAAGCACCGTCCCAAAATGATCGTTGCCGGTGCGAGCGCATATCCGCGTACCATTGATTTTGCCGCACTCGGTTCGATTGCGAATGATGTAGGCGCCCTGTTCATGGTCGATATGGCCCATATTGCCGGTCTGGTGGCTGCCGGTCTTCACCCGAGCCCGGTTCCTCATGCCCACTTCGTTACTACAACTACGCACAAAACCCTGCGCGGTCCGCGCGGCGGGATGATTCTATGCAGACAGCCATGGGCTGCCGCTATTGATAAAGCAGTCTTCCCTGGTTCTCAGGGCGGACCTCTGATGCATGTGATTGCGTCCAAGGCCGTATCGTTCGGTGAAGCGTTGCAGCCATCATTCAAAACTTACGCCGAGAACGTAGTTAAGAATGCCAAGGTGCTGGCCGAGACTCTGGTCGGCGAAGGCGTTAATATTGTATCCGGCGGAACCGATAACCATCTGATTCTGCTCGATACCCGTAACCTGAACATTACCGGTAAGGACGCCGAGAAGGTGCTGGATTCCATCGGAATTACTGTCAACAAGAACGCGATTCCGTTTGACCCGACCAGCCCGTTCGTCACCAGCGGCATCCGCATCGGCACCCCGGCTGTTACATCGCGCGGAATGGATGAGCAGGCTATGGTTACGATCGGCCGGATTATTGCCAGTGTCCTGAAGAATCCGCAGGATGAAGCTAACTTGAGTAAGGCGGCCCGCGAGGTTGCTAAGCTGACTGAACAATATCCGATCTACCCTGGATTGCAGTATTAA
- the upp gene encoding uracil phosphoribosyltransferase, with the protein MGKLVICDHPLIQHKLTFIRDVRTNTKDFREHVDEVATLMAYEITRDIPLETITVQTPVTETQSKVISGRMLGLIPILRAGLGMLEGVLKLLPAAKVGHVGLFRDPDTLQPVEYYIKLPTDVQERELIVIDPMLATGGSAIAAITSLKNRGCTQIKMMNLIAAPEGVAAVQAAHPDVDIYVAALDDHLNDHGYIVPGLGDAGDRLYGTK; encoded by the coding sequence ATGGGAAAATTGGTGATTTGCGATCATCCATTGATTCAGCACAAATTGACATTCATTCGCGATGTGCGGACCAACACAAAGGACTTCAGGGAGCATGTCGATGAAGTAGCAACACTTATGGCTTATGAGATTACCCGTGACATCCCGCTGGAGACCATTACGGTACAGACGCCGGTGACTGAAACACAGAGCAAGGTGATTTCGGGGAGAATGCTGGGACTGATCCCGATTCTGCGTGCCGGTCTGGGGATGCTCGAAGGTGTGCTTAAGCTGCTTCCTGCAGCCAAGGTAGGCCATGTGGGCCTGTTCCGTGATCCGGACACCCTGCAGCCGGTGGAATACTACATTAAGCTTCCTACGGATGTCCAGGAACGTGAGCTGATCGTAATCGATCCTATGCTGGCGACAGGCGGCTCTGCCATTGCGGCGATTACCTCGCTCAAGAACCGCGGCTGCACCCAGATCAAGATGATGAACCTGATTGCTGCACCGGAAGGCGTTGCGGCTGTACAAGCTGCTCACCCGGATGTGGATATCTATGTTGCAGCACTTGACGATCATTTGAATGATCATGGCTATATCGTTCCGGGCCTCGGAGATGCCGGGGACAGACTGTACGGTACCAAGTAA
- the wecB gene encoding non-hydrolyzing UDP-N-acetylglucosamine 2-epimerase: MSKIKVMTIFGVRPEAIKMAPLVLELNRHPEQIESIVCVTAQHRELLDQVLEVFKITPDYDLDVMKDRQTLNEITIRVLEGLEPVLREVKPDLVLVHGDTLTTFLASYASFLQQIQVGHVEAGLRTWNKLSPYPEEMNRQLTGVLADLHFAPTHWSAGNLRHENKKESSIYITGNTVTDVFQYTVQPDYRHPVLDFASGKRLILMTAHRRESQGEPHRHIFRAVKRIADEFEDVAIVYPVHPSPAVKEPAHEILGGHPRIKLIDPLDVVDLHNFYPHTHLILTDSGGLQEEAPSFGVPVLVLRDTTERPEGIEAGTLELVGTDEEKVYQRTHALLTDQNLYQSMSRAANPYGDGKASERIVNAILHHFGAASERPEEFHTMFTNDETGQDN, translated from the coding sequence ATGTCCAAAATTAAAGTAATGACGATTTTCGGAGTGCGCCCCGAGGCAATCAAGATGGCGCCTCTGGTTCTGGAGCTGAACAGACATCCTGAGCAGATTGAGTCCATTGTCTGTGTAACTGCGCAGCACCGGGAGCTGCTGGATCAGGTGCTTGAGGTGTTCAAGATTACCCCGGATTATGATCTGGACGTAATGAAGGACCGCCAGACGCTTAACGAGATCACCATCCGGGTGCTTGAAGGCCTGGAGCCCGTGCTCCGTGAAGTGAAGCCGGACCTCGTGCTTGTACACGGCGATACCCTGACCACCTTCCTGGCCAGCTATGCGTCTTTCCTGCAGCAGATTCAGGTTGGGCATGTGGAAGCAGGTCTTCGGACATGGAACAAGCTTTCGCCTTATCCGGAAGAAATGAACCGTCAGCTGACAGGCGTGCTTGCTGATCTGCATTTTGCTCCGACTCACTGGTCAGCGGGCAACCTGAGACACGAGAACAAAAAAGAATCAAGTATTTATATCACAGGCAATACCGTAACCGATGTGTTTCAATATACCGTACAGCCGGACTACCGGCATCCGGTCCTTGATTTTGCTTCAGGAAAAAGACTTATTTTGATGACGGCGCACCGCAGAGAATCCCAAGGCGAACCGCACCGTCATATTTTCCGTGCAGTCAAAAGAATCGCTGATGAATTTGAAGATGTAGCCATTGTGTATCCCGTGCACCCGAGTCCGGCAGTGAAGGAACCGGCGCATGAGATCCTCGGCGGACACCCTAGAATCAAGCTGATTGATCCGCTGGATGTCGTTGACCTGCATAACTTTTATCCGCATACCCACCTGATATTGACCGATTCCGGCGGCCTGCAGGAGGAAGCTCCCTCCTTTGGAGTTCCTGTGCTTGTGCTGCGTGATACCACCGAGCGCCCGGAAGGGATCGAGGCCGGAACACTGGAGCTTGTGGGGACGGACGAGGAGAAGGTGTATCAACGGACACATGCTCTTTTGACCGATCAGAACCTGTATCAGTCGATGAGCCGGGCCGCCAACCCGTATGGAGACGGCAAAGCCTCCGAGAGAATTGTCAATGCGATTTTGCACCATTTCGGAGCTGCCTCAGAGCGTCCGGAAGAATTTCACACAATGTTCACAAATGATGAAACAGGGCAAGACAACTAA
- a CDS encoding ATPase F0F1, with translation MKEPKNEPGLGRTALVLAGAGSLLAAYIVIGFFVAKWLRNLMDGPAFWLAIGTIAGLLLGVVNVALLIKNFLGEQNG, from the coding sequence ATGAAGGAACCAAAGAATGAGCCTGGACTGGGGCGTACAGCTCTAGTACTCGCAGGTGCGGGCAGTTTGCTTGCCGCTTACATTGTAATAGGCTTTTTTGTGGCAAAGTGGCTGCGCAATCTGATGGACGGACCTGCTTTTTGGCTGGCTATCGGAACAATTGCCGGGCTACTTCTCGGCGTTGTGAATGTTGCTTTGCTAATCAAAAATTTTTTGGGGGAGCAAAATGGATAA
- a CDS encoding ATP synthase subunit I, with amino-acid sequence MDNMTPVINIVTRVTVIIMAGLVMGWALHHETRAVTLGMTLGLLAGLVNFRYLALKVRRVTEAVAKQEKSSFSLGFATRISFGILVTMFSVKYEHFSLEATIIGLFIPQLLAIPVGIYLGIKNKL; translated from the coding sequence ATGGATAATATGACTCCCGTAATCAATATCGTCACCAGGGTGACAGTAATCATTATGGCAGGATTGGTAATGGGGTGGGCTCTCCATCATGAGACCCGTGCAGTTACTCTGGGCATGACACTCGGCTTGCTGGCAGGACTGGTTAATTTCCGTTATCTGGCCCTTAAGGTCAGAAGAGTGACAGAAGCGGTGGCGAAGCAAGAGAAAAGCTCCTTCAGCCTTGGTTTTGCTACAAGAATCAGTTTTGGAATTCTGGTTACCATGTTTTCAGTCAAATATGAGCATTTCTCGCTGGAGGCAACGATTATCGGCCTGTTCATCCCCCAGCTTCTGGCTATTCCCGTGGGGATATATCTAGGAATCAAGAATAAGCTGTAG
- the atpB gene encoding F0F1 ATP synthase subunit A, which translates to MHEMPLIYVGGIPIDLSAVLMLVISSVIVFVLVMLSVRNLSVENPSKLQNFMEWVVEFVQGLISSAMDLKKGKPYISLGLTLILFIFVSNLLGLPFSVITEADGPVTVFGHVIEATKNLADGAHAEILWYKSPTADINVTAGLAIVVFFLMNYLGIKLNGKHYFKHYIEPFPIFLPLNIIENLAKPVALAIRLFANIFAGEVLITVILKLGLFSIPFLAIWQGFSIFVGALQAFIFTILTMVYIAQMTIHEEEAH; encoded by the coding sequence ATGCACGAAATGCCTTTAATCTATGTTGGCGGAATACCGATTGACCTGTCTGCTGTGCTGATGCTGGTAATCAGCTCGGTGATAGTGTTCGTACTGGTCATGCTCTCCGTCCGCAACCTGTCGGTTGAGAATCCGTCCAAGCTCCAGAATTTCATGGAATGGGTGGTTGAATTTGTACAGGGACTGATCAGCAGCGCGATGGATCTGAAGAAGGGAAAGCCTTACATATCACTGGGATTGACGCTGATACTGTTTATCTTCGTCTCCAATCTCCTTGGTCTGCCGTTTTCCGTTATTACAGAGGCCGATGGTCCGGTTACAGTCTTCGGACATGTTATCGAAGCCACTAAGAACCTGGCCGATGGCGCGCATGCTGAGATTCTGTGGTACAAATCGCCGACTGCAGACATCAACGTAACAGCAGGACTAGCGATCGTCGTATTCTTCCTGATGAACTATCTGGGCATCAAGCTGAACGGCAAGCATTATTTCAAACACTATATTGAGCCGTTTCCAATCTTCTTGCCGCTGAACATCATTGAGAATCTGGCGAAGCCAGTGGCGCTTGCCATTCGTCTATTCGCTAACATTTTTGCCGGCGAGGTTCTGATTACCGTTATTCTGAAGCTGGGACTGTTCAGTATTCCGTTTCTGGCCATCTGGCAAGGCTTCAGTATCTTTGTCGGGGCGCTTCAGGCCTTTATCTTTACGATTCTGACGATGGTCTACATCGCACAGATGACGATCCACGAGGAAGAAGCGCATTAA
- the atpE gene encoding F0F1 ATP synthase subunit C, with amino-acid sequence MEFLAAAIAVGLGALGAGLGNGMIVSKTVESIARQPEARNALQTTMFIGVGIVEVIPLAATVIAFLIMFT; translated from the coding sequence ATGGAATTTTTAGCAGCAGCAATCGCGGTTGGTTTGGGCGCACTCGGCGCAGGTCTGGGTAACGGTATGATCGTCAGCAAGACGGTGGAATCTATCGCCCGTCAGCCGGAAGCACGTAACGCACTGCAGACAACAATGTTTATCGGTGTAGGTATCGTGGAAGTTATTCCTTTGGCCGCTACAGTTATCGCGTTCCTGATCATGTTTACTTAA
- the atpF gene encoding F0F1 ATP synthase subunit B, translating into MNIVWTNIVFSIVAFGVLYFLLSKFAFSKLFGIMEKRREMVLQQMDEAAKTREQAVAYVEEQKQALQQARQEAQAIIQQSQATSNNQVDKILEQAHVEASRLKDEAVRDIENEKNKAVEALRSELGTASVRIASKLLEKEVAADGEQEQLVDQYLKEVGGRS; encoded by the coding sequence GTGAATATCGTTTGGACCAATATAGTATTTTCCATTGTTGCCTTTGGAGTTCTGTACTTCCTGCTCAGCAAGTTTGCCTTCAGCAAGCTGTTCGGAATTATGGAGAAGCGCCGCGAAATGGTGCTGCAGCAAATGGATGAAGCAGCCAAGACCAGAGAGCAGGCGGTCGCTTATGTAGAAGAGCAGAAGCAGGCCCTGCAGCAGGCGCGCCAAGAGGCACAGGCTATCATTCAGCAGTCCCAGGCTACCAGCAACAACCAGGTTGACAAGATTCTCGAGCAGGCCCATGTGGAAGCGAGCCGTCTGAAAGACGAAGCGGTACGCGACATTGAGAACGAGAAGAACAAAGCGGTTGAAGCGCTGCGCAGCGAGCTGGGTACAGCCTCGGTCCGCATTGCCTCGAAGCTGCTTGAGAAGGAAGTTGCAGCTGACGGCGAGCAGGAACAGCTTGTTGATCAATACCTCAAAGAGGTAGGAGGCCGATCATGA
- a CDS encoding F0F1 ATP synthase subunit delta: MSRDTVVAGRYAKALYSAAVDEGITLQVEEQLKLVVEVLHNDAEVKRFILAPRISQSDKLNVLRGTLQGKVSEAVMNTVELLVERGRTDIFAELLAKYIKIEGDALGIGYATVYSAYSLNQAEQDSVAAEFSQLTGRKIRVTNVVDTSLLGGLKVVIGDTLYDGSLAGKLTRLEKSFNDKQRR, encoded by the coding sequence ATGAGCCGCGATACGGTAGTTGCCGGGCGCTATGCCAAAGCCTTGTACAGTGCAGCAGTGGATGAAGGCATTACGCTTCAAGTGGAAGAACAGCTCAAATTAGTCGTCGAAGTGCTTCATAATGATGCAGAGGTGAAACGGTTTATCCTGGCACCCCGTATCTCGCAATCCGACAAGCTGAATGTGCTGCGCGGGACACTTCAAGGTAAAGTCTCGGAAGCGGTCATGAACACGGTAGAGCTATTGGTAGAGCGGGGCAGAACCGATATTTTCGCAGAGCTGCTGGCTAAGTATATCAAGATTGAAGGGGATGCCCTTGGCATTGGCTACGCTACTGTCTATTCCGCTTATTCCCTGAACCAGGCAGAACAGGACAGTGTTGCGGCTGAATTCAGCCAGCTTACTGGCCGTAAGATTCGTGTAACCAATGTTGTCGATACAAGCCTGCTCGGCGGACTGAAGGTCGTAATCGGCGATACGCTGTATGACGGAAGTCTGGCCGGTAAGCTTACGCGTCTTGAGAAATCCTTTAATGATAAGCAAAGAAGATAG
- the atpA gene encoding F0F1 ATP synthase subunit alpha, with the protein MGIRPEEISTLIKSQIEQYKADIEVAEIGTVIQVGDGIARVYGLENAMAGELLEFSNGVVGMALNLEESNVGVVILGEYKEIREGDQVKRTGQIMQVPVGEAMLGRVVNALGQPLDGKGPIATTEFRPVEHNAPGVIDRKSVHEPMQTGLKAIDAMVPIGRGQRELIIGDRQTGKTAIAIDAIINQKGNGMKCIYVAIGQKQSTVAQVVETLRRHGALDYTIVVTASASEPSPLLYIAPYAGCAMGEYFMYKGEHVLVIYDDLSKQASAYRELSLLLRRPPGREAFPGDVFYLHSRLLERAAKLSDALGGGSLTALPFIETQASDVSAYIPTNVISITDGQIFLESDLFNSGQRPAINVGISVSRVGGSAQIKAMKKVAGSLRLDLAQYRELQAFSQFGSDLDKSTQARLNRGARMMEILKQGVNQPLSVEHQVLSLYTAVKGHLDDIPVKDVKRFEKEFLAFIDSSATEILKSVSDTKDLTADNEAALKDAIEKFKRGFATS; encoded by the coding sequence TTGGGCATCAGACCTGAAGAGATCAGCACTTTGATCAAAAGTCAAATTGAGCAATATAAAGCCGATATCGAAGTGGCCGAAATTGGCACCGTCATTCAAGTCGGCGACGGTATCGCCCGTGTCTACGGTCTGGAAAACGCAATGGCAGGGGAACTGCTGGAGTTCTCCAACGGAGTAGTGGGCATGGCGCTTAACCTGGAAGAAAGCAACGTCGGTGTTGTTATTCTGGGTGAATACAAAGAGATCCGCGAAGGCGACCAGGTTAAACGTACCGGCCAGATTATGCAGGTTCCGGTTGGCGAAGCCATGCTGGGCCGCGTAGTCAATGCACTGGGCCAGCCGCTTGACGGCAAAGGACCGATTGCTACTACTGAATTCCGTCCGGTTGAACATAACGCACCGGGGGTTATCGACCGTAAATCGGTACACGAACCAATGCAGACGGGTCTCAAGGCAATCGATGCCATGGTGCCAATCGGCCGCGGACAACGCGAGCTGATCATTGGTGACCGTCAGACAGGTAAGACCGCAATCGCAATTGATGCGATTATCAACCAGAAGGGCAACGGGATGAAGTGTATCTATGTTGCTATCGGACAAAAACAATCTACTGTAGCACAGGTAGTAGAAACCCTCCGCCGTCATGGCGCGCTGGATTACACTATCGTTGTAACCGCGTCGGCTTCCGAGCCTTCTCCGCTGCTCTATATTGCTCCGTACGCAGGCTGCGCTATGGGCGAATACTTCATGTATAAGGGCGAGCATGTACTAGTCATTTATGATGACCTGTCCAAGCAGGCTTCGGCTTACCGCGAATTGTCCCTGCTGCTCCGCCGTCCACCGGGCCGTGAAGCCTTCCCTGGTGACGTATTCTATCTGCACTCCCGTCTGCTGGAACGTGCGGCCAAGCTTAGCGATGCGCTTGGTGGTGGTTCATTAACCGCCCTGCCATTCATCGAAACACAGGCTTCTGACGTATCGGCTTACATTCCAACGAACGTAATTTCGATTACAGACGGCCAAATCTTCCTTGAATCCGATTTGTTCAACTCCGGACAGCGTCCGGCGATCAACGTTGGTATCTCTGTATCCCGTGTAGGGGGCTCCGCACAGATCAAAGCTATGAAGAAGGTCGCCGGTTCCCTGCGTCTGGATCTGGCTCAATACCGCGAGCTTCAAGCCTTCTCCCAGTTCGGCTCCGATCTGGACAAATCAACGCAGGCCCGTCTGAACCGCGGTGCGCGTATGATGGAGATTCTGAAGCAGGGTGTGAACCAGCCGCTCAGCGTTGAGCATCAAGTGCTTAGTCTGTACACCGCTGTCAAAGGGCATCTGGATGATATTCCTGTCAAGGACGTTAAGCGTTTCGAGAAGGAATTCCTGGCCTTTATCGACAGCAGTGCAACTGAAATCCTGAAATCCGTCTCGGATACCAAGGATCTGACAGCTGACAACGAAGCAGCACTCAAGGATGCCATCGAGAAATTCAAAAGAGGCTTTGCTACAAGCTAA
- the atpG gene encoding ATP synthase F1 subunit gamma, producing MARSMRDIKRQIKSVQNTRQITKAMEMVAASKLRKAQEKAEAARPYSEKLKEVVSSIAAGTQDLQHPMLVSRPVKKTGYLIITSDRGLAGGYNANILRKVTMLIAERHKSKDEYALFVIGRKGRDFLRRREYPIVEEITELSDTPKFADIKSIAYSAVNQFETGVYDEIYICYNRFVNAISQIPTVDRLLPMEGVGEGEHHGASAAYEYEPSPAGVLEVLLPKYAETLIYGALLNGKASELGAKMTAMGSATKNASKMIGELRLTYNRARQAAITQEITEIVAGANAQS from the coding sequence ATGGCAAGAAGCATGCGCGATATTAAACGTCAAATTAAGAGCGTTCAGAACACCAGACAGATCACCAAAGCGATGGAGATGGTCGCTGCGTCCAAGCTGCGCAAGGCGCAGGAGAAGGCAGAAGCAGCCCGTCCGTATTCAGAGAAGCTGAAAGAGGTCGTCTCTAGTATTGCTGCCGGTACGCAGGATCTCCAGCACCCGATGCTGGTCAGCCGGCCTGTCAAAAAAACAGGTTATTTGATCATCACCTCGGACAGAGGTCTTGCCGGCGGCTACAATGCGAACATTCTGCGTAAAGTAACGATGCTGATCGCAGAACGCCATAAGTCCAAGGATGAGTATGCGCTGTTTGTGATCGGGCGCAAAGGCCGTGACTTTTTGCGGCGCCGTGAATATCCCATTGTAGAAGAAATCACCGAGCTGTCCGATACCCCGAAATTTGCCGATATCAAGTCGATTGCCTATTCGGCGGTGAACCAGTTCGAGACAGGCGTCTATGATGAGATCTACATTTGCTACAACCGGTTCGTTAATGCGATCAGCCAGATTCCGACTGTAGACAGACTTCTGCCTATGGAAGGCGTCGGGGAGGGCGAGCATCACGGAGCATCTGCTGCTTATGAATACGAGCCTTCACCTGCAGGCGTACTGGAAGTTCTGCTTCCGAAATATGCCGAGACTTTAATCTACGGTGCTCTTCTGAACGGCAAGGCCAGTGAGCTGGGAGCTAAGATGACAGCCATGGGCAGTGCAACGAAGAACGCGTCAAAAATGATCGGAGAACTTAGACTTACGTACAACCGTGCCCGTCAGGCGGCCATTACGCAAGAAATTACCGAGATCGTGGCTGGTGCGAACGCGCAGTCTTAA